From the genome of Streptomyces sp. V2I9:
CGCGGCCGGTCGGGTGTTCGCATCCGACGCCCAGCGGCTGCTCGACCTGCGGAGCGCCGCGATCGCGCGTGCCCGGCGGGTCGCCAACGGCCTGGAAGGGGATGTCCGGATCGGCTACGTCAGCCTCCTCAGCCACCTCTACCTTCCTGCGGTGCTGCGAGCGGCAGCCGAACAGCTGCCCGGACTCCGTGTGCACCTTCACCACGGATCGTCGGCCGGCGTGGTCGACCTGGTGCGCACCGGCGCGCTGGACCTCGGCTTCCTGCGCGACCCCTCGCGGCTCTCCGACGACCTGGTCGGCACGGTCATCGCCACCGAGCGCATCGGCGTCGCGGTGCCGCGCGGCCACCGGCTGTCCGGGGCCGGGTCGGCCGACCTGGCGGAGCTGGCGGAGGAGGACTTCGTGCTGCCCGATCCGACCGCGCTGCCCTTTCTCGCCCAGCAACTCCAACTCGTGTGCCACGGAGCCGGGTTCACCCCAAGAGGGGTGGCGGTCGCGGATGATCTCAGCGGACTGTTCAGCTACGTGGCCGCGGGCCTGTGCGTGA
Proteins encoded in this window:
- a CDS encoding LysR family transcriptional regulator, yielding MADDIDFSRRLLEQFLVVVQEKHFGRAAERLGMSQPPLSQSIQRLERAVGTRLFDRGPGGVRLTAAGRVFASDAQRLLDLRSAAIARARRVANGLEGDVRIGYVSLLSHLYLPAVLRAAAEQLPGLRVHLHHGSSAGVVDLVRTGALDLGFLRDPSRLSDDLVGTVIATERIGVAVPRGHRLSGAGSADLAELAEEDFVLPDPTALPFLAQQLQLVCHGAGFTPRGVAVADDLSGLFSYVAAGLCVSLVPEGMRHLAVAGVSVIALRGRVSALDTAVHAIHRPDADPAVIRLLDVVTALPSESCDLGVPPNG